Sequence from the Microtus pennsylvanicus isolate mMicPen1 chromosome 12, mMicPen1.hap1, whole genome shotgun sequence genome:
cttCTATAATACTTTCTCATTtcgtgtgtgctcatgcatgtatatgtgtgcaaacgtgtctgtgtgtgtgcctgtgaaggccagatgTCAACATCTGGTGGCTTTCCAGTCACTCTCTAtcttgtttttgagtcagggtctcactgaacctgaaggtCTTTGACCTAGATGGACTGGctggctcctgcctctgcttccctaacaCTGAGATATCTCCCAGCCCTactttctcaatttttttatattatctCGTCCTTCATGTTTTCACCATTAGctcctttttaaacaaaaatctcagGGATTGAAAATTGATGAATgtcaatttttaagattttttatatatcttaaagaaaatgaattttgttCTATACATCTGGCAGTCATCTAGGATGGATTTAAACCCTGACTTTCAGTGGCATACCCCAATGTAGTTCTTAGTAATAGCTAAAAAATAATTACAGCCTCATTATCCACAAACTCTAGAACTTAAGAGTTAACCTTCAGAACAGTGGTAGGGCTGTTTCCTAGTGTGTGATGTCCTGAGTGTTCAATCCCAGCACATCCACTACAACAAAGCTAACGTCAGCCCTGTcgtgtggtacacacctgtattTTCTGTTCCAGAGTCTaaggaggatggagagttggAGAGCAACGTGGATAGCaccttgagaccctgtctccttcccttgctcccctaaagaaaattccagaagttagcaattatttgaaaatttattctCTTAATACAGAGTTTCTGTAGATTTTAAAACAGGTGAAAACAATTATAcgtatgaatacataaataataattctCTGTATTGCATTCATGAGGATGGATACTTCTAAAGAAAGGGACATAGAAAAGGCATGAGGGTAGCCTCAGTTATATTTCAGAGtttattttaagaacaaaaaaaagtAGGGGGAGGTACCAAGATCATTCAGTGAGTTAATGAACTTTGCATTAAGCCTGACTGCCTGAGTTGGACCCCTGGATCATGagaagagagaactaactcccacatGTGTGTGCGAGTACACATGCATtcgcaaataaataaataaataaggtgtaTGCACAAGACGGAATCTGATTGGTTGTCCACACCTATACAATCCCAGCATGGAAAACCAAGGAGAACCGAGAGttaattcaaggctagtctgcaCTGCACAGTGAGGTCTGGCCCACCCTAAGCTACGTAAGAcaggattttaaaatttaaaaatcagaaaggaaggaaagaaatgaaagccagatatgatgacacacacctgtaaccacCACACTCCATAGAAACTGAGATAGGAtttcaagtttaaggccagcctggactacagagtctGGTgcactcaaaacaaacaaacacagaagcctactgtggtggctcatgcctttaatgccatcactcaggagacagaggcagatcatAAAATCTGTAAATTAGAGGCCggcttgatctacatagcaagttccaggacaaccagggccatgtaaagagatcctgtctcagagtaGCCCACAGACAAGTGAGATGGAAAAGTAGCACTTTTAAGCTTTGCAAAAATCTGGTGTTTGGTGCTTAGGTATTTATTATCTTTAGatatttgaaaatttctttttttttaaatatttatttatttatttattatgtatacaatattctgtctgcttgtacacctgcaggccagaagagagcaccagacctcattacagatggttgtgagccaccatatggctgctgggaattgaactcaggacccttggaagagcaggcaatgctcttaaccactaagccatccctccagcccgaaaattaatttctttaatattaaaaCTTCAAAAGGCTTTACCTATTAGAGATTAACTAAAAAATGAGAATAAACATTTCCCCCTCTTTGCTTTGTTTACGCTTGTGTCTTTTTATCTGTTTTCCTTTTGTATGCCTGTTTCTATGTCCTTATTTCAGTAACTAGGTTTTCCCTTCCATTGTCCTCAACTCATTGCCATAGGAAGCCTGAAAATACAACAGAAACAGTGGACGTCCACTTAGGACAAGTAAAAATGTGCCTATCATCATGGTATCTATTTCATCTTGTAATGTTTAATCATCCTATAAATTTTTCTGTATCTGGTCCAGTGTATCATAAACACTTGTCGTCTGTAGGATTATAAAATGAGCTGATAATTCTGACTTACctgtataattctttttttattttttggattttcgagacagaatttctctgtagcttttggttcctgtcctggaactagctcttgtagaccaggctggccttgataaTTCTTTACATCACTTTAAAAATGAGGGGTTTTTTCTTGCAagaattttgtgggtttttttcctcaCCAGAGAAATACTGCATGTAGGTTTCCGTTTCCACGTGGTAGTTGATTTCGACTccattaaatttacttttaagtgAAAAGAGTTTAAAGTGTATGTTTTTGTTCTTGTCAAGTGTTCTATAACCACTGAGCCTGCGGAAACCACAGTCAGAATTGAAGTTATAGACTTCTAGCCTTTGCCCTAAACTCCAGGAGGGAGATACGTGTGTGTGGCagatattttatctttctttagaaaagagatttttttttatttgattgacTGCTAATTTTTGCTATTAACGTTTTCATTCATAGGCAATAAGCAACAAGGACCAGCATAGCATATCATATACTTTGTCTCGAgcccagacagtggtggtggaATATACTCATGACAGCAACACTGATATGTTTCAGGTATTATataacataatttttttctttaaaaatgaaaaaatttaaaaactctgtTATCGGTGATTTTGCTATGATTCGATTAAATATTATACTTTCATAatgtatgtttaaaatatgtattgaTTGTTGAATCTTCATATCTAAAAGTCATTGTAGTGTTGTTTAAAGATGGGCTTTGAAGCTAGAAAGTTGACTTTAAGGGTTAAGaccacttgctactcttgcagaggactgagatTTGGTACCTAGCACCCATATTAGGAGGCTCATAATTGCCTACAACTCGGGTTCCAGGGGCTCTAacatctcttctggcctccaagtaCACTAGGCACACAaatggtgtgtgtacatgcatgcaggcactcacacatacacatgaaatataaaaggagagagagagatggctgtaGGATCTGAGTTCCTGGCAGACTTGTCTTAGCTACTCTGTGCAGAGAAGATCCTCGTGAgcgtgtgcatggagcagatgcAGATCTGAGCAGCTGTCTAGTAAACCCTCAGTAAATGCTTGTTGTTATTATTCCAAACAAGAACTCCAGAAACATTCTGCACATAGTTTGGACTTTCCGTTGCCACCATTTCCTACCTGCCTCTCAGTTTCTAACTATTTCCATCAACTATAGGAATTTGGTTTTCAGCACACATGTGGTCAAAGCTACGGGTATAATGAAAGTCTCTCTGGCTCCCTTTCTCTGTACCAACCTGGTgctgacatttattttatatactggtAGATTACAGAGCAGTGGAGTCCAGAGAAACTAGAATTCTTGATATTTTATCTcttcatgttaggttttctaaagAAACTTACCTAGAATTGACTATTATCAATCAATTAAAATTGTCccagttaggtttttttttcatttttctttataatactaAATAAAAACACCTAGAGAGGTATTTAATTTTGATCATTAGCAAAATATGTTTGAGACTCATCTCTTGTCTAGCTCTGTAAATAAGATGtagatttgtttttaagaatagTATCTTTACAGTTATTATTAGAATATgatatttgtttctcttctttgtttttactAAACTAAATAAACAACAGCCTTAGTGATGAAAGATTGGATCAtgataaaaataacataataGTAACAGCGTTTTTCCACATCATTATTAACAAGCAATTTTTTGAATGTGGTTAGTTTTCTAAAAATCAAGATGACAGGTAGCTGTTTGCTCACAGATttgaaatttaactttaaaaagtaccttgtatttatttatcttatcctTTGTATTTGGTGCTTTGTTTTTCTATGTTAattttacaatattaaaaatgtgtttctacAAGCATCATCCATATGGAAATTTAAACATATCTGCACTGTAAAGTCTAAGAAAAATCAGAAACCAGTCTAGTAAATTAGCTCAATATTAAGGGATAAATTATCTGCCTTCCAAactgaataaaaacatttatgcTGAGCCTGTCAGGTCGAAATTCAGATTCCAGTCCAGTCCAGTTATATGTGGCGGTACTCCTCAGTGTCTCACTGTGAAGTGCAGACTTCTGATGGGTAAAGACTTCACTCTTTCTTTAGTCTGTCCCTTCTGACCAGTTTAATGGGATTTCTGACAATAACCAATCAGTGGAATAGCATAAAGTGTGGTAGAAGATTGACAGCTCTACTTAGAGCTAGAACGTGGTCCATAGAAATAACAGGAAATTAGTTTGGATTGACTCTGTGACCTTTTTAAGGCAGCTCTTGAGTCTGCTCTTGTCTCCTCTGGAAAAGTAAAAAATGTATGCTGTGGCACAAAATTGTAATTCCAgctacttgggaaactgaggcaggaagaggaagaatacTAGGTCCTCATGGGCTGTAAAGCTGGACCCCTCCCCAACACAAAGGCACCCTGCTTGCAGAGAGTTTGGATTTTCTACATGCCATCTTTAAGCTGTTAGTATATTACAGAGCTGATGGCTTCAAGACATCCCGCTGAAACCAGTGACATGTGCCACTTTTGTCATGTCTCTTTCGCGTCTCCTTTCCCCTGCGACTTCTGTGATGCAGGGGACTTGCTCACTCTCTAGCACTTTAAGGATAGTTTACCTGGCACATGCCTCACCAAGGACTCCAGCTACAGGCCTTACTGCTCAAAAATGGAAAAGTGCCGAGGTCTCAGACAAATCCTACAGCCTACACAGAATTCTTTTTCTGTGCCTCCTTGGGGGACCTTGGAACAAAGTACCTTTGAAGTACTGTTCTTTGAAGTTCAGTTATTTGATGTCTCAATCCTTATCAGAGTAAGTGGTTCGAGGAGAGCTTGTTGCTAAGAACAAgcacaaccaaaagcaaaaacTGACAGCTGCTAACCTAACAGAGACCCCGAGCAAGACTGTGTGCAGCCTTCACAAGGGTCGGTGCTGGTGGACAGCTCGGAATCCAACAACAGCTTAGCTTGTTTAAAATGGTGCTCTGCAGTCAGATGAAAGATTTACCCACATTCCGTGGATTCTGTCAAGGTGGGGTGAGATATGATGGATATATTTCTACCTTAAAAGATTTACCCACATTCCGTGGATTCTGTGAAGGTGGGGTGATACATGGTGGATATATTTCTACCTTAAAAGATTTACCCACATTCCGTGGATTCTGTGAAGGTGGGGTGATACATGGTGGATATATTTCTACCTTAAAAGATTTACCCACATTCCGTGGATTCTGTGAAGGTGGGGTGAGATATGGTGGATATATTTCTACCTTAAAAGGGTTAAAGTCTATGGCTATGTAAGAACTTCAGCCACATTGGATTCTTTATTCCCCAAGGGTTTCAGAAATTCCATTGTATGTTTCCACTTAACTCTGTGCTCCAAGTGACTGCTGTATCAGAGAGTGTGACAGATTAGTTTTCAAAGGTGTAGATGTCTCCATAGTTAAGTATTATAAGTTTGAGCTTTAGAAATTTCAGAGGCTTAATGTTTTTAACCGTATCTCTTTCTTAATGGATTCTACTGTGTTCTTTGAATTAAGttgtatgttctttttttttttttccttttagattgGTCGGTCAACTGAAAGTCCTATTGATTTTGTAGTAACTGACACAGTTCCTGGAAGTCAGAGTAATTCTGACACACAGTCAGTACAAAGCACTATCTCAAGATTTGCCTGTAGGATCATATGTGAGCGCAATCCCCCTTTTACTGCTCGGATTTATGCTGCAGGATTTGATTCATCAAAAAACATCTTTCTTGGGGTAAAAAACTTTTTTCCTAATGCATTCTTTTACACAAGTTTCTGTTTCCAAATTGCATATAAATAGAAGCTCACTATTGTTACAGGAAAAGGCTGCCAAATGGAAGACATCTGATGGGCAGATGGATGGCCTGACCACTAATGGTGTTCTTGTGATGCATCCACGCAATGGCTTCACAGAAGACTCCAAGCCTGGAATATGGAGAGAAATATCAGTATGTGGGAATGTGTTCAGTCTGCGAGAAACCAGATCAGCCCAACAGAGAGGAAAGATGGTAAATGCTTCTATATTGCTTCTTTTTACAACAATAAACAGGATGAGTTGAAGCGGATgatgttgtgtgtttgtgtgtgtgtgtgtgttggttttttCAGCTCTGGCACACGAAAACTAAGACCAtcaaacactgacttccaaacaCCAATTTTAGATGATAGTGTTTTATTCAATTAGGAAAGATTAAGCATCTATTCTTTGTGTATGTCTTTGACTATacttaactaattaaaaataattaagtttgTTGATTAACCAGGTAATTAAATCATAAGTTATCTTTTGTCTTGAAAAAGAGAAGTTACTATTCAATGTGTTGTTGATTTTCAAATTCAACATTTTCATAACTTCTGCTGAAATTTCTATTTCTACATTACACATGAATAGAAACTTCCTTAAGTCTAGCAGGTAGCCTGGAAGGGCTGCCCTCCCCGCACTTGCTGGGACTTAGTGAAGATCTAATGTAAACACAAGGGTAAAAGTGGTTTTGATTCTTTTCTGCTTCAGGTGGAAATTGAAACTAATCAGCTACAAGATGGCTCCTTAATTGACCTTTGTGGTGCAACCTTGCTTTGGCGTACTGCAGAAGGCCTTTCCCACACTCCTACTGTGAAGCATTTAGAAGCTTTAAGACAGGAAATTAATGCAGCTCGACCTCAGTGCCCTGTAGGGTTCAACACACTAGCCTTCCCCAGTATGAAGAGAAAAGACGTTGTCGATGAAAAACAACCGTGGGTATATCTAAACTGCGGCCATGTTCATGGTTATCATAACTGGGGAAACAAAGAAGAACGTGACGGAAAAGATCGTGAATGTCCTATGTGTAGGTCTGTTGGTCCCTATGTTCCTCTGTGGCTTGGATGTGAA
This genomic interval carries:
- the Peli1 gene encoding E3 ubiquitin-protein ligase pellino homolog 1, with protein sequence MFSPDQENHPSKAPVKYGELIVLGYNGSLPNGDRGRRKSRFALFKRPKANGVKPSTVHIACTPQAAKAISNKDQHSISYTLSRAQTVVVEYTHDSNTDMFQIGRSTESPIDFVVTDTVPGSQSNSDTQSVQSTISRFACRIICERNPPFTARIYAAGFDSSKNIFLGEKAAKWKTSDGQMDGLTTNGVLVMHPRNGFTEDSKPGIWREISVCGNVFSLRETRSAQQRGKMVEIETNQLQDGSLIDLCGATLLWRTAEGLSHTPTVKHLEALRQEINAARPQCPVGFNTLAFPSMKRKDVVDEKQPWVYLNCGHVHGYHNWGNKEERDGKDRECPMCRSVGPYVPLWLGCEAGFYVDAGPPTHAFSPCGHVCSEKTTAYWSQIPLPHGTHTFHAACPFCAHQLAGEQGYIRLIFQGPLD